A single region of the Phoenix dactylifera cultivar Barhee BC4 unplaced genomic scaffold, palm_55x_up_171113_PBpolish2nd_filt_p 001561F, whole genome shotgun sequence genome encodes:
- the LOC103723041 gene encoding uncharacterized protein LOC103723041 — MVAGFRRSLSLPGPNPSSPGRKGRALPEKAYHVRSTSLPCRSHPAVASLEDEIRALRSWQSRPEPESGSADWICAGLARIELLHASLDDLLQLPQAQDTLRRRSSAPWTDRLLDDFLRFADAYGSFRSVLISLKETQSELQTAIRRRDEARVASSVRYQKRIQKDLAKLAVSIREASRSPTSALAADAAEAEMAGIMREATAATAMASAAVFLAIGAVSSAASAAAASTSRASSWVVGPLRKLSMRRSSPLKKRDWEEWESEALERLEALEECVESLESKTERVFRSLVNTRVSLLNILTPSL, encoded by the coding sequence atggtcGCCGGTTTCCGCCGCTCTTTGTCCCTCCCGGGGCCAAATCCTAGCAGCCCCGGCCGCAAAGGCCGGGCGCTGCCGGAGAAGGCCTACCACGTCCGGTCCACCAGTCTCCCGTGCCGCTCCCACCCTGCCGTCGCCTCGCTTGAGGACGAGATCCGCGCACTCCGGTCCTGGCAGTCCCGCCCGGAGCCGGAGTCCGGATCGGCGGACTGGATCTGCGCCGGCCTCGCCCGGATCGAGCTCCTCCACGCCTCCCtcgacgacctcctccagcTCCCCCAGGCCCAGGACACCCTTCGCCGCCGCTCCTCCGCCCCCTGGACCGACCGCCTCCTCGACGACTTCCTCCGCTTCGCCGACGCCTACGGCTCCTTCCGATCCGTCCTCATCTCCCTCAAAGAAACCCAGTCCGAGCTCCAGACCGCCATCCGGCGGCGCGACGAGGCCCGGGTCGCGTCCTCCGTCCGGTACCAGAAAAGAATCCAGAAAGATCTCGCCAAGCTCGCCGTTTCCATTCGAGAAGCATCCAGATCGCCGACCTCCGCGCTGGCGGCGGATGCGGCGGAGGCGGAGATGGCGGGGATCATGAGGGAGGCGACGGCGGCCACGGCGATGGCTTCGGCGGCGGTTTTCTTGGCGATCGGGGCTGTTTCCTCCGCCgcgtcggcggcggcggcatcTACGTCGAGGGCGTCTTCTTGGGTGGTGGGGCCGCTGAGGAAGCTATCGATGCGGCGGTCGTCTCCGTTGAAGAAGAGGGATTGGGAGGAGTGGGAGAGTGAGGCGTTGGAGAGGTTGGAGGCGTTGGAGGAGTGCGTCGAATCGTTGGAGAGCAAGACCGAGAGGGTGTTTAGGAGTCTCGTGAACACCAGAGTCTCGCTTCTTAACATCCTTACTCCCTCCTTGTAg